The following coding sequences lie in one Montipora foliosa isolate CH-2021 chromosome 11, ASM3666993v2, whole genome shotgun sequence genomic window:
- the LOC137976770 gene encoding uncharacterized protein: MSKSNATVKDITNRLQKAKSSFVQLNKEWRSPNISEKTKIKIKNSNVLSVLLYGAECWRGTQRDSQRLSGFHTSCLRKICRICWPQKITNKELYQRTGQRDITTVIMQRRWRCLGHVIRKDRDSITRTALRWTSDSGRRKRGLPRETWRRTIEAEMKTSGKIWKELEKAAMDREQWKSLVSALCAT, encoded by the coding sequence ATGAGCAAAAGCAATGCCACAGTTAAGGACATCACCAACCGTCTCCAGAAGGCCAAATCATCATTTGTCCAGCTAAATAAAGAATGGAGGTCACCTAACATCAGTGAAAAAACGAAGATAAAGATCAAAAACAGCAATGTCTTATCAGTACTTCTGTATGGTGCAGAATGTTGGAGGGGTACCCAAAGAGACAGCCAAAGACTGTCAGGTTTCCACACTTCTTGCCTGAGAAAGATATGCAGGATATGCTGGCCCCAGAAGATCACAAACAAGGAACTATATCAAAGGACAGGCCAAAGAGACATCACCACGGTAATAATGCAAAGAAGATGGAGGTGTCTTGGGCATGTTATCAGGAAAGACCGAGATAGCATAACACGAACTGCATTAAGGTGGACATCGGATAGTGGAAGAAGGAAGAGAGGTCTTCCAAGAGAAACTTGGAGGAGGACGATCGAGGCAGAAATGAAAACATCAGGGAAGATATGGAAAGAACTTGAGAAGGCAGCAATGGACAGGGAGCAATGGAAATCTCTGGTCTCAGCCTTATGTGCCACCTAG